A genomic stretch from Arthrobacter sp. 31Y includes:
- a CDS encoding OsmC family protein: MNTSTSTRPFLDLAVIEDTVAAVTENRDLGQVTFTMLSESAGGLTAKTETGPLLQGCVPDEARRGKFTLTSDEPISLLGTDTAVSPAEYILKGLAGCYMVTLASLAAARSIRLESIRLTLGFDIDLSGFLGIDGSVRKGAEEIRVDVEIDSAEASAADLEDLIAALEATSPIRDTLANAVKVTTTLL; encoded by the coding sequence ATGAATACCTCTACGAGCACCAGGCCGTTTCTTGATCTCGCCGTCATCGAAGACACCGTTGCTGCAGTAACCGAAAACCGTGATCTGGGGCAGGTAACGTTCACCATGCTCAGCGAATCGGCCGGCGGTCTGACAGCGAAAACGGAAACGGGGCCGCTCCTTCAGGGCTGCGTCCCGGATGAAGCCCGTCGCGGGAAATTCACGCTCACCAGCGACGAGCCGATTTCCTTGCTCGGTACTGACACTGCAGTCAGCCCCGCGGAGTACATCCTGAAGGGCCTGGCGGGCTGTTACATGGTGACGCTGGCCTCTCTGGCGGCAGCGCGGAGCATCCGGTTGGAAAGCATCCGCCTGACACTTGGGTTCGATATCGACTTGAGCGGTTTTCTGGGGATCGATGGCAGTGTTCGCAAAGGCGCCGAGGAGATTCGTGTCGATGTAGAGATCGACAGTGCCGAAGCCTCGGCAGCGGATCTCGAAGATCTTATCGCTGCACTTGAAGCTACCTCACCGATCAGGGATACCCTTGCCAACGCTGTTAAGGTCACTACCACTCTCCTGTAG
- a CDS encoding IclR family transcriptional regulator, whose protein sequence is MPDFDPAAADRDDLDGGVIRSVARAAAVVQEISDAGPGGCRLVDLVDRTQLSKSTVYRLLSTLSKVGWLEMDEESGTYYLGTPLVGFGITASDRHGLLQCVRPSLERLAELTEDTAYLSVPLAGRALCLDQATGAFPVRLLSPAVGERTAMGSCAGSLALLAWMGDAEIEEILARDRHLHGRDSRVPETADLMEMIEESRLRGYTLYPGVLIPDTIGVGVPVPGVDGVPVAALSVATIESRMGQTRRRHVVDWLTIEAQLLTATLVQMNPRFKQADVRRLLGADGR, encoded by the coding sequence GTGCCCGACTTCGACCCTGCCGCTGCTGACCGTGACGACCTTGACGGTGGGGTGATTCGGAGCGTGGCGCGCGCGGCGGCCGTAGTTCAGGAAATCTCCGACGCCGGGCCGGGAGGATGCCGCTTGGTCGATCTCGTTGATCGCACGCAGCTCTCCAAATCGACCGTGTACCGGCTTCTGAGCACCCTGAGCAAGGTGGGATGGCTTGAGATGGACGAAGAGTCCGGGACCTACTACCTGGGTACTCCTCTGGTGGGCTTCGGCATCACGGCCTCCGACCGCCACGGCCTTCTGCAGTGCGTTCGCCCAAGTCTTGAGCGCCTGGCTGAGCTGACGGAAGACACGGCCTACCTCTCTGTTCCGCTCGCCGGTCGGGCATTGTGTTTGGATCAAGCGACCGGGGCATTTCCTGTACGGCTGCTCAGCCCGGCTGTTGGCGAGAGAACGGCAATGGGCTCCTGCGCTGGCAGCCTGGCGTTGTTGGCGTGGATGGGAGACGCGGAAATCGAGGAAATTCTGGCTCGGGACCGCCACCTCCACGGCCGGGACTCCCGCGTTCCCGAGACCGCAGATCTTATGGAGATGATCGAAGAATCCAGGCTCCGCGGCTACACCCTCTACCCTGGGGTACTCATTCCCGACACTATTGGCGTCGGGGTGCCGGTTCCTGGGGTCGACGGAGTTCCTGTTGCGGCCCTGAGCGTGGCCACCATCGAATCACGCATGGGCCAAACGCGGCGCCGTCACGTCGTTGACTGGCTCACAATCGAGGCACAACTGCTAACAGCAACCCTGGTTCAGATGAATCCGCGGTTCAAGCAAGCCGACGTCCGTCGACTCCTGGGTGCCGACGGCCGCTGA